A region of Bacillus cabrialesii DNA encodes the following proteins:
- the ligA gene encoding NAD-dependent DNA ligase LigA produces the protein MDKETAKQRADELRRTINKYSYEYYTLDEPSVPDAEYDRLMQELIAIEEEHPDLRTPDSPTQRVGGAVLEAFQKVTHGTPMLSLGNAFNADDLRDFDRRVRQAVGDDVAYNVELKIDGLAVSLRYEDGYFLRGATRGDGTTGEDITENLKTIRNIPLKMKRDLSIEVRGEAYMPKRSFEALNEERIKNEEEPFANPRNAAAGSLRQLDPKIAAKRNLDIFVYSIAELDEMGVETQSQGLDFLDEIGFKTNQERKKCGSIEEVIALIDEFQAKRADLPYEIDGIVIKVDSLDQQEELGFTAKSPRWAIAYKFPAEEVVTKLLDIELNVGRTGVITPTAVLEPVKVAGTTVSRASLHNEDLIREKDIRIFDKVVVKKAGDIIPEVVNVLVEQRIGEEKEFSMPTECPECGSELVRIEGEVALRCINPECPAQIREGLIHFVSRNAMNIDGLGERVITQLFEESLVRNVADLYKLTKEQVIQLERMGEKSTENLISSIQKSKENSLERLLFGLGIRFIGSKAAKTLAMHFESLENLKKASKEELLAIDEIGEKMADAVITYFHKEEMLELLDELQELGVNTLYKGPKKVKAEDSDSYFAGKTIVLTGKLEQLSRNDAKAQIEALGGKLTGSVSKNTDLVIAGEAAGSKLTKAQELNIEVWNEEQLMGELKK, from the coding sequence ATGGACAAAGAAACAGCGAAGCAGCGGGCAGACGAACTGCGCCGCACCATCAACAAGTATAGCTATGAATATTACACCTTAGATGAACCGAGCGTCCCTGATGCCGAATACGACAGATTGATGCAGGAGCTGATTGCGATCGAGGAGGAGCATCCAGACCTCAGAACGCCTGACTCTCCTACGCAGCGTGTCGGCGGTGCGGTGCTAGAAGCGTTTCAGAAAGTCACCCACGGCACGCCGATGCTCAGTCTGGGCAACGCCTTTAACGCCGATGATCTCCGTGATTTCGACCGCCGGGTGCGCCAGGCCGTCGGCGATGATGTGGCGTATAATGTGGAGCTGAAAATAGACGGTCTTGCTGTTTCTCTCCGTTATGAAGACGGCTATTTTCTCAGAGGGGCCACAAGGGGTGACGGAACGACGGGAGAGGATATTACGGAGAACCTGAAGACGATCCGCAATATTCCGCTCAAAATGAAACGTGATCTGTCAATCGAGGTGCGCGGCGAGGCGTATATGCCGAAGCGTTCGTTTGAAGCGCTCAACGAGGAACGGATTAAAAATGAAGAAGAACCGTTCGCCAATCCGCGAAATGCAGCCGCGGGATCACTCAGACAGCTCGATCCGAAAATTGCGGCGAAACGAAACCTCGATATCTTCGTCTACAGTATAGCGGAGCTTGACGAGATGGGTGTGGAGACGCAAAGCCAGGGGCTTGATTTTCTCGACGAAATCGGATTTAAAACGAACCAGGAACGGAAAAAATGCGGCAGCATTGAAGAAGTCATTGCGCTGATCGATGAGTTTCAGGCGAAGCGCGCTGACCTTCCGTATGAAATTGACGGCATCGTCATTAAGGTGGATTCCCTTGATCAGCAGGAGGAGCTCGGTTTCACGGCGAAAAGCCCGCGCTGGGCGATCGCGTATAAATTTCCTGCTGAAGAGGTCGTAACAAAGCTTCTCGATATTGAATTAAATGTCGGCAGAACGGGTGTGATTACGCCGACTGCGGTTTTGGAGCCGGTAAAAGTTGCCGGCACAACGGTCTCAAGAGCATCCCTTCACAACGAAGATTTAATTAGAGAAAAGGATATTCGGATCTTCGATAAGGTCGTTGTCAAAAAAGCGGGCGATATCATTCCGGAAGTCGTGAACGTCCTTGTAGAACAGCGCATAGGAGAAGAAAAGGAATTCAGCATGCCGACAGAATGCCCTGAATGCGGCAGTGAGCTCGTCCGTATTGAAGGAGAAGTGGCACTCCGCTGCATTAACCCTGAATGCCCGGCGCAAATCCGGGAGGGGCTGATTCATTTTGTTTCCCGCAACGCCATGAACATTGACGGGCTTGGCGAACGAGTCATCACACAGCTGTTTGAGGAGAGCCTTGTCCGCAATGTGGCCGATTTGTATAAGCTGACGAAGGAACAGGTCATCCAGCTCGAACGAATGGGCGAAAAGTCCACTGAAAACCTGATCAGCTCCATCCAAAAATCAAAAGAAAATTCGTTAGAGCGCTTGCTGTTCGGACTCGGCATCCGCTTTATCGGATCAAAGGCAGCAAAAACACTCGCCATGCATTTTGAAAGCCTGGAAAACCTGAAAAAAGCCTCAAAAGAGGAGCTTCTTGCAATCGATGAAATTGGTGAAAAAATGGCTGACGCGGTCATCACCTATTTTCATAAAGAAGAAATGCTTGAACTCCTTGATGAACTTCAGGAGCTGGGCGTAAACACACTCTACAAAGGCCCGAAAAAAGTTAAAGCAGAGGATAGCGATTCTTACTTTGCGGGTAAAACAATTGTTCT